The Bartonella krasnovii sequence TTTTCATTGTTAAAGTGTTTCTCTTGTAAAGGAGCAGACAATTTTATGGCGAGTTCATCAATATTTTTTATAAGGGTTGAGGGTGTTGGCAAATGTTCACAAAAAACAGTTATTCTCACACAAGAAGGGATCATCTCTTTAAGCCTATCCATAGTGCCATGAAACTGCTTCTTTCCTTTATGCAAAAGAATAATATCATCAACATAGCCATCAATATCTCCCATATCATGACTGGTGATGATATATCCTAAACCTTGCTCTCTTTTTAGTTTTTTAAGCAGCTCTCTGATTTCATGTTTGGAGGTAATATCAAGACCAATGGTTGGTTCATCTAAAAACAACAGCTTAGGTCTAAAGGACAAATTAAACGCCAATTCACTTTTTACTCTCTCACCAAGGCTTAGCATACGCACGGGTTTATCCATGATATGCTCAATGTCTAATAACTCTGTGATTTCTTTAAGATCACGGATAAAAGAGTTCCGTTTAAGGTCTATAAGGGTTGAACCATTCCTAGACTATAGCGTAAGGGTAAATCCCACCATAAGCAATTTTTGTGACCAAAGACTACGCCAAGAGACTTAAACAAATCTTTTTTCGTTTTATAAGGATTAACTCCTAAGACTTTGACATCCCCCTCATCAGCGGCTTGTATACCAGAAAGTATTTTAATCAATGTTGATTTTCCGGCTCCATTAGGTCCAACAATGGCGAGTGATTGCCCTGAAAAAAGGGTGAAACTAATATCTTTTAGCACGTGATGATTTCTATAGGTTGGCTTAAAAAGAGAAACCACCTTGTTTATAAAACCAGGTGCACTGTCTACGCTGCGGTATATTTTTGAGACCTTGTTAAGATTAATCAATAATGATCTCATCAGACACTCCTCATTTCAACTTATCCCTCTTGGAACATTTCCATAATCTTTCAGAAAAACGAACAGAAGAATAATTGATCATTGAAAGGTGCACTTTGCTCATAAGTTCTCATTGTATAAGCAAAGGTACAAACCGTAAATCTATAGATATACTCAACCCCACCGCTAGCAGGATAAACTTCCTTGAAAACAACAATTTGTTGAGAAGCTGTTCTCCCTAAGAGTTCCTGTAAAAGTCTTCAATTATTTCCCATGAAAAAATTAAAAATTGCCATCACTTTTTCAGTCAATATCCTTCAGACTTTATCTCATTCATCTTCCTGAACCAACATGCCTCCCCAATATATCACCTCTATAGATAATTCAAAAGAGCAGCTTCATAAGCCCAAGATTATCGAAGATACACCAATTTAGAAATAACAATACAACCAATATGGACAAAGAACTGTAGGAATAAAATTGATAATATTTAAAAGTTCATCACTCAAAAACAAATGAAGTTTTTTTATTCTGTTTCAGCATCACTCTCATTAAAAGACAAAAGATTAAAACTTTGGACCATATGAGGGGGTAAAGGTGCAACAATATCCAATATGCCTCCTGAAGGATGAGGAATACGAATACGACGTGCATGAAGGTGAAGGCGGTTTTGTATGCCTCCTGGTAATGTCCAATTACTATCAGAAAAAAAATACTTTGAATCGCCAATGATAGGATGATCCATATGGGCAGCATGCACACGGAGCTGATGTGTTCTCCCCGTATAAGGTTCCATTTCAAGCCACGAAAGAGCCCGTCCACGCGACTCTAAAACGCGGTAATATGAAACCGCATGATGCGAATCCGGCTCCCCATGGTCACAAACACGCATTTTATCACCTTGTGCCGTCATTTCCTTAACCATCCACGTTGAAATTTTATCCTGTTTTTTTTTAGGAACACCCCGAACCAACGCCCAATAAGTCTTTTTTGTTTCCCGCTCTCTAAAAGCAGCTGTTAAGGCCTGTGCAGCTCCCCTGGAGCGAGCAACAATAAGCACCCCCGATGTCTCACGATCAAGACGATGAACCAAACGTGGCTTTTCACCTTTTTTATTGCGCCATACCTCAAGCATACTGTCTATATGACGTGTTAAACCAGAGCCTCCTTGTACAGCAAGACCTGCTGGTTTGTTAAAAACAAAAACCTTTGGATCTTCATAGAGCAACATTTTTTTTAAAATGACTCCATCATCTTTCCCACGAATTGTCTTATCCGTTATAGGAAGGCTTATCGTATCATCAAGAGGGAGAGGTGGAACACGAACAGACTGTCCCATACAAAGACGCGTATCGGCTTTAACACGTCCACCATCAACCCGTATCTGGCCAGAACGCAACAATTTTTGCAAAGCTCCAAATCCAAGTCCTGGATAATGCGCTTTAAACCAACGATCTAAACGCATTCCATTTTCATCTGTCTCAATTTTTTTTATTTCTACGCCTGCCATAAAAGTTCCCTTACCTGATAATTTTCACCGCCCAATATTTATTTTTTTCTGATAATTTTATTGATCTATTTTTTCATCTTTATAAACACAAAAATTCATATTCTCGTTGGCTTTATCACACCATATTACAATGAGTATCCAAATTTGCCTTTTCTTAACGTTCAATTTTTATTAGCTAGAAATTCAAGTGTTATAAAAATCAACAGCCTTTACGCTTAACAGCGAATGGAGATTATTAATAGTGTCCTTATTCAAAACCTATGCACGTGTTCTCAGTTACCTAAAGAGAGAGAAAAATGCATCCCTTTTGATCTGTAATGCTAATGTTATGTTAGCGATCATCACCATTGCAGAGCCTATTTTATTTGGACACGTTATTGATTCTATTACAGAAAAAACAGGGATCATCCCTACCCTTGCCATTTGGGTTTGTTTTGGTCTTTTCCATATTATCGCTTATGTCCTTGTTGCTCGTGGTGCAGACCGCTTAGCCCATAGACGCCGTTTAATGGTTCTAACAGAATCTTTTGAGCGTATCATTGCCATGCCTTTAATTTGGCATCAACAATGCGGAACATCCAACGCACTCCATACACTTTTGCGCGCAACAGACACTATGTCAAGCATATGGCTTGATTTTATGCGTCAACATCTCTCAACACTTATCGCCTTATTGATCCTCATCCCCACAGCCTTTAACATGAATTGGCGTCTCTCAACAGTCTTAGTTGTACTTGCCATCATCTATGTCTTAATTGCTCGTTTAGTGATGCGAAAAACAAAAGACGGACAAGCCGCTGTAGAATGCTATCATCATAACCTTTTTAAACATATCAGTGATTCAATCTCTAATGTTTCTATAGTACAAAGTTATAACCGAATAAAAGAAGAAACGTCCATACTGCACCAACATACAAATGACCTTCTTAAAGCACAAAATCCTGTTCTCAATTGGTGGGCGCTCGCCAGTGGCTTAAATCGAATGGCTTCAACAGTT is a genomic window containing:
- a CDS encoding ATP-binding cassette domain-containing protein, with amino-acid sequence MRSLLINLNKVSKIYRSVDSAPGFINKVVSLFKPTYRNHHVLKDISFTLFSGQSLAIVGPNGAGKSTLIKILSGIQAADEGDVKVLGVNPYKTKKDLFKSLGVVFGHKNCLWWDLPLRYSLGMVQPL
- a CDS encoding RluA family pseudouridine synthase — its product is MAGVEIKKIETDENGMRLDRWFKAHYPGLGFGALQKLLRSGQIRVDGGRVKADTRLCMGQSVRVPPLPLDDTISLPITDKTIRGKDDGVILKKMLLYEDPKVFVFNKPAGLAVQGGSGLTRHIDSMLEVWRNKKGEKPRLVHRLDRETSGVLIVARSRGAAQALTAAFRERETKKTYWALVRGVPKKKQDKISTWMVKEMTAQGDKMRVCDHGEPDSHHAVSYYRVLESRGRALSWLEMEPYTGRTHQLRVHAAHMDHPIIGDSKYFFSDSNWTLPGGIQNRLHLHARRIRIPHPSGGILDIVAPLPPHMVQSFNLLSFNESDAETE